The following proteins are co-located in the Polystyrenella longa genome:
- a CDS encoding WD40 repeat domain-containing protein, whose amino-acid sequence MIPDPFNRSNLDPYSVWLGIPAHKRPPTYFDLLHLSPKVNDRETIKLAAKRQKSVVDSFRGSEHEEWAARISYEINEATVCLLDPTLRRSYRNRLRNAARKGKLYSANVKESIPAYIYRQIVGEESGITREFAGVMLVLTTAILVTLVVSFLLPWGSLPEIARERRGVHVDDVAAQPPKDVGEKAPNPMVPAKASDNAPVEKIAETEQVGEVRVFQGHQQAINSVAFSPDGMLIASGSDDKTVRVWDVKTGMSIWTASPFGTRVLKVLFSPDGKKLLACDRKELYEFESRKGKVLETFEIGMSDYVDISRDGRLLLKAHKQGALVVFDLDQKNQILNQERNWGTAIATFDPSGEHIIYGEYGLDRQNLKSKNIQKRLIKQLGYFEGLDVSPDGRILATGSGKLWEDNQNKLGNCLVRLWNLYDGSEVKQFSEHSDWVRAVAFSPSGQHLLSGGGGTPNDWHGHRAGADRKLRLWNVNPPKLNKEFDGHRAGILSVCFSPDGQYALSGSADKTLRLWKLPDELPMAIARKSNTPQSKAALQEKKNTTPPVTTVTYTFENRDSLRPFRCSGRYNIKGGGGLEFRKPENANLPHSKAVSASEFTYPITANFQVYALSDATYDVWPGLFESLTFYWGNYYNTVTNIKVGPDMRTVRNRKIMAGKPYQIELSVDENRLFKISIDGELIHQEVVNNNVKLQGPIVLGGGIGHVVYKKVTVTGREL is encoded by the coding sequence ATGATTCCTGATCCGTTCAATCGATCAAATCTTGATCCCTATTCAGTATGGCTCGGTATTCCAGCTCATAAGAGACCGCCAACTTATTTCGATCTACTGCATCTTTCGCCAAAGGTCAATGATCGTGAAACCATCAAGTTAGCAGCCAAAAGACAAAAGTCTGTCGTTGATTCATTTCGAGGAAGCGAACATGAGGAATGGGCGGCCCGCATCTCTTATGAAATTAATGAAGCGACCGTATGCCTATTGGACCCCACGTTGCGAAGGAGCTATAGGAATCGACTAAGAAATGCCGCACGAAAAGGCAAACTTTATTCAGCGAATGTCAAAGAGTCGATTCCCGCTTATATATATCGACAAATCGTTGGTGAAGAATCTGGCATTACTCGGGAGTTCGCTGGAGTAATGCTTGTCCTCACGACAGCCATTCTCGTTACTTTAGTAGTCTCATTTCTTCTCCCTTGGGGATCTCTTCCTGAAATAGCACGAGAGCGTAGAGGTGTCCACGTCGATGATGTTGCTGCTCAGCCACCTAAGGATGTTGGAGAGAAAGCTCCAAATCCAATGGTTCCTGCCAAGGCATCAGACAACGCCCCGGTAGAAAAGATAGCGGAGACGGAACAAGTCGGCGAGGTCAGGGTGTTCCAAGGTCATCAACAAGCGATCAATTCGGTCGCATTCTCTCCTGATGGAATGCTTATTGCATCGGGAAGCGACGACAAGACTGTCCGTGTCTGGGATGTGAAAACTGGAATGTCTATTTGGACCGCATCACCATTTGGAACTCGGGTATTGAAAGTGTTGTTCAGTCCAGATGGAAAAAAGTTGCTTGCTTGCGACCGAAAAGAACTCTACGAGTTCGAAAGTCGTAAAGGGAAAGTGCTGGAGACCTTTGAAATCGGAATGAGCGATTATGTGGACATCAGTCGTGACGGTCGATTGCTGCTTAAGGCTCACAAGCAGGGAGCTCTCGTTGTATTTGATTTGGATCAAAAAAATCAGATCCTAAATCAGGAGCGTAATTGGGGCACAGCTATCGCCACATTTGATCCCAGTGGTGAGCATATCATCTACGGGGAGTATGGACTGGATCGTCAGAATCTCAAATCAAAGAATATACAGAAAAGACTCATCAAACAGCTAGGTTATTTCGAAGGTCTCGATGTCTCACCAGATGGGCGTATATTAGCAACCGGCAGTGGTAAATTGTGGGAAGACAATCAAAACAAACTTGGCAATTGTCTCGTGAGATTGTGGAACTTGTATGATGGTTCGGAAGTAAAGCAGTTCTCAGAACATAGTGATTGGGTTCGGGCAGTGGCATTCTCGCCAAGCGGACAACATCTTCTTTCTGGAGGGGGAGGAACACCCAACGACTGGCATGGACATAGGGCCGGAGCCGACAGGAAGCTGCGATTGTGGAATGTCAATCCCCCTAAACTTAATAAAGAATTTGATGGACACAGGGCAGGTATTCTGTCCGTATGCTTTTCTCCAGATGGTCAATATGCCTTGAGTGGTAGTGCTGATAAAACGCTTAGACTCTGGAAACTTCCTGATGAACTCCCGATGGCGATAGCAAGAAAGTCGAATACCCCCCAGTCCAAAGCTGCATTGCAAGAAAAAAAGAACACCACCCCACCCGTCACTACAGTCACCTACACGTTCGAGAATCGAGATTCCCTCAGACCATTCCGCTGTTCGGGGCGGTATAACATCAAAGGCGGGGGTGGTCTGGAATTTCGCAAGCCAGAAAATGCAAATTTACCACATTCTAAGGCTGTATCAGCGTCAGAATTCACCTATCCGATCACGGCCAATTTTCAAGTCTACGCTTTGTCTGACGCCACATATGACGTCTGGCCCGGATTATTCGAGAGTCTTACTTTTTACTGGGGGAACTACTACAACACCGTTACGAACATCAAAGTCGGGCCTGACATGCGGACGGTAAGAAACAGAAAGATTATGGCAGGTAAGCCCTACCAAATCGAGCTGTCGGTAGATGAAAACAGACTTTTTAAGATTAGCATCGACGGAGAATTGATTCACCAAGAAGTCGTAAATAACAATGTGAAACTCCAAGGTCCCATCGTTCTCGGCGGTGGCATCGGTCATGTTGTCTATAAGAAGGTAACCGTTACGGGACGAGAGTTATGA
- a CDS encoding 3' terminal RNA ribose 2'-O-methyltransferase Hen1 produces MLLTITTEHKPATDLGFLLHKHPDRFQSFDFSYGKAHVFYPEATEERCTACLLLDVDPVGMVRGKQSFQVAQYVNDRPYVASSFMSVAISQLFNTAMGGRCKDRPQLVTTPIPLVARLEVLPVRGGENFLQRIFEPIGYSVEAVRHPLDEHFPEWGESDYYSVTISGTKTLSELLTHLYVLIPVFDNDKHYFVGEDEMQKLLSKGEGWLSSHPEKEQITRRYLKNLSSLYSQTLVQLDERQDIETAENQLTKVQEELLETSFSLNDQRLGAVMATLRASGARTILDLGCGEGKLLRDLLQDQQFEQIVGMDVSIRSLEMAQKRLKLDQIPERLGKRLNLLHGSLIYRDKRLEGFDAAAVVEVIEHLDPPRLSAFERVIFEFAKPRTVLITTPNREYNVMWKTLPAGQFRHSDHRFEWNRQEFQDWANGVAEQHGYSVRFLPVGPEDEKVGAPTQMGVFERV; encoded by the coding sequence ATGCTGCTCACAATTACAACAGAACATAAACCAGCCACAGATCTCGGTTTCCTTTTACACAAACACCCAGACCGGTTCCAGAGCTTCGACTTTAGCTATGGTAAAGCACACGTTTTTTACCCTGAAGCGACAGAAGAGCGGTGCACTGCTTGTTTACTGCTTGATGTAGACCCAGTTGGGATGGTCCGAGGGAAACAAAGCTTCCAAGTTGCTCAATATGTCAATGACCGCCCTTATGTTGCCTCTTCGTTCATGAGCGTGGCAATTTCTCAATTATTTAACACTGCAATGGGAGGTCGATGCAAAGATCGCCCGCAACTAGTCACGACTCCGATTCCATTGGTCGCCCGATTGGAAGTTCTTCCAGTGCGAGGTGGAGAAAACTTTTTACAGCGAATTTTTGAACCAATAGGGTACTCAGTTGAAGCAGTACGTCATCCACTGGATGAGCATTTCCCAGAGTGGGGCGAAAGTGATTATTACTCCGTCACTATTTCTGGTACGAAGACACTTTCAGAATTATTGACGCACTTGTATGTCCTCATTCCAGTGTTCGACAATGATAAGCATTATTTCGTCGGCGAGGATGAAATGCAGAAATTGCTGTCAAAAGGAGAAGGATGGTTATCATCCCACCCAGAAAAAGAGCAGATCACTCGCCGTTATTTGAAGAACCTATCCAGCCTTTACTCTCAGACGCTGGTCCAACTGGACGAGAGACAAGATATTGAAACAGCAGAGAATCAATTGACGAAAGTACAAGAAGAGTTGCTTGAAACATCTTTTTCTCTAAATGATCAACGTCTCGGAGCGGTCATGGCAACACTTCGAGCTAGTGGTGCCCGCACTATTCTTGACCTAGGCTGCGGAGAAGGAAAACTTCTTCGTGATTTACTCCAAGATCAACAGTTTGAACAGATTGTTGGGATGGACGTGTCGATTCGTTCGTTGGAAATGGCACAAAAACGATTGAAGTTGGATCAAATTCCTGAACGGCTGGGGAAACGATTAAATTTATTACATGGGTCATTGATCTATCGTGACAAACGACTGGAAGGTTTTGATGCTGCTGCTGTCGTTGAAGTGATAGAACATCTCGACCCACCAAGACTGTCAGCTTTCGAGAGAGTTATATTTGAGTTTGCCAAACCCCGAACGGTTTTAATAACGACACCGAACCGAGAATACAATGTGATGTGGAAAACACTCCCTGCTGGTCAATTCCGTCATTCTGACCACCGCTTCGAGTGGAATCGTCAGGAGTTTCAGGACTGGGCAAATGGAGTTGCAGAGCAACATGGTTACTCCGTTCGATTTCTGCCAGTAGGGCCAGAAGACGAAAAGGTCGGAGCACCAACGCAGATGGGAGTTTTCGAACGTGTCTAA
- a CDS encoding nucleotidyltransferase domain-containing protein, whose protein sequence is MNDAQCDPRLHKQINDHPYPLLFATISGAHLYGFPSPDSDFDLRGVHLLPLKAVVGLRDGRETIENSGIFDGMEIDLVTHDAKKFFGLMLNKNGYVMEQVLSPLIIHTTPEHEELKAITPDCLTKHHAHHYLGFAATQWKLFQKEDPPRVKPLLYVYRVLLTGIHLMRTGTVEANLVHLNDTFKLPHLPELIERKVNGNEKGTLDQADLSFHEQEYERLRSNLEEAFEQCQLPDQPSGAAALNDLLVRLRMSHQVT, encoded by the coding sequence ATGAATGACGCTCAATGCGATCCTCGATTGCATAAACAGATCAATGATCATCCCTACCCATTGCTGTTCGCCACTATCAGTGGAGCGCACCTGTATGGCTTTCCGTCTCCTGATTCAGACTTCGACCTGCGTGGCGTACATCTGTTGCCACTGAAAGCAGTGGTCGGCCTCCGTGATGGACGGGAAACCATTGAGAATTCGGGCATTTTCGACGGCATGGAAATCGACCTTGTGACTCACGACGCCAAAAAGTTCTTCGGGCTGATGCTGAATAAGAACGGTTATGTCATGGAACAGGTGCTATCACCGCTCATCATTCACACGACACCGGAACATGAGGAGCTCAAGGCCATCACCCCTGACTGTCTGACGAAGCATCATGCCCACCATTACCTTGGCTTCGCAGCCACGCAGTGGAAGTTGTTTCAGAAGGAAGATCCACCTCGGGTCAAGCCTCTGTTGTATGTCTACCGAGTTCTGCTGACGGGAATTCATCTCATGCGAACGGGCACGGTCGAGGCAAATCTAGTTCATCTAAACGACACATTTAAACTCCCACATTTACCTGAACTTATCGAGCGGAAGGTTAATGGTAACGAGAAAGGCACACTGGATCAGGCCGACCTTTCGTTTCACGAACAGGAATATGAGCGATTGCGCTCTAACCTTGAGGAAGCCTTCGAACAATGCCAACTCCCAGATCAGCCAAGTGGTGCTGCGGCTCTAAACGATCTACTTGTGCGATTGCGAATGTCACATCAAGTAACATGA
- a CDS encoding helix-turn-helix domain-containing protein: protein MAASSKKKPANNRPNIGWVKTSNGKRVPKRFTINGTPAEFRQRVTALKQLWDDVCVDQQTISGPGVDLPNPNPPVWSGWAVSFAERLQKGELTITVPPVQYERPLNYAIRINMLKATYPSLHIIATGDYEIGQAELTEGMNEHVKRDYVKTGRIQTAAPFTSGELGTLHGALSDYIEWLQVEYESPEANETITDTGDGKTRMAKSFLNRFDDMPLQALDIDGIETIVQYFRNRPAKMLPNGKPSGKSMAVRSCRNAIKELFFFMRWLHRNKKYQWQLPPDAMFISRQIKETEDEVNEQAKDTPVYTIEQLTILNKYATPIERVFFLLGLNCAYGADQSTRLRVCEVDWKTHLIERVRYKKKTKSTHKLWAQTMQGLLWCKGDRTNGSTERLILKKNGESYWRKTKGGARAKDAPKLFNNLVMRVQNDFPDFPWLGFNALRDTSINLVRQHSDGELSSTHAAHKHQTDDKHLNAYSNPRIQKLFLVLDMLELKLAPVFEAAGLHPFEQPPKNYLGHKTIEQINDMLKDGKRPVEIARECRVSNATVYRYRNKLK, encoded by the coding sequence ATGGCAGCCAGTTCCAAGAAAAAACCAGCCAACAATCGCCCGAATATCGGCTGGGTGAAAACCTCAAATGGGAAGCGGGTTCCGAAGAGATTCACCATCAATGGTACACCTGCTGAGTTTCGCCAAAGAGTCACTGCGTTAAAACAACTTTGGGATGACGTCTGTGTGGACCAACAGACTATATCTGGTCCGGGCGTAGACTTGCCTAACCCCAATCCACCAGTGTGGTCAGGTTGGGCCGTATCGTTTGCGGAGAGACTTCAAAAGGGGGAACTGACCATAACCGTTCCTCCCGTTCAATATGAACGACCGCTCAACTACGCAATCAGAATCAATATGCTCAAAGCAACGTATCCCTCGCTGCACATAATCGCCACTGGCGATTATGAGATTGGTCAAGCTGAACTGACTGAAGGCATGAACGAACATGTCAAAAGAGATTATGTCAAAACCGGTCGTATTCAAACAGCAGCGCCATTCACCTCAGGCGAGTTGGGAACATTGCATGGTGCTCTGTCAGACTACATCGAATGGTTGCAGGTCGAATACGAATCGCCTGAAGCCAATGAAACCATCACTGATACTGGTGATGGCAAAACTCGAATGGCAAAATCATTTCTCAATCGCTTCGATGACATGCCTTTGCAGGCTCTAGACATCGATGGGATAGAAACCATCGTCCAGTATTTTCGCAATCGTCCAGCGAAAATGTTGCCCAATGGAAAACCATCGGGAAAATCAATGGCAGTTCGATCCTGTCGAAATGCAATCAAAGAACTTTTCTTTTTCATGAGGTGGCTCCATCGCAACAAAAAATACCAATGGCAGCTTCCTCCTGACGCCATGTTTATCAGTCGGCAAATAAAAGAGACTGAAGACGAAGTCAACGAACAAGCAAAAGACACTCCCGTTTATACAATCGAACAACTTACCATCCTCAACAAATATGCCACACCTATTGAACGTGTCTTTTTTCTCTTGGGTCTCAATTGTGCCTATGGTGCAGACCAGTCAACAAGGCTGAGAGTTTGCGAAGTGGACTGGAAAACACATTTGATTGAACGTGTTAGGTATAAGAAGAAAACAAAATCAACACACAAACTATGGGCTCAGACCATGCAGGGTCTGCTGTGGTGTAAAGGTGACCGAACAAATGGTTCTACGGAAAGGCTGATCCTCAAAAAGAATGGTGAGAGTTACTGGAGAAAAACCAAAGGTGGCGCAAGGGCTAAAGATGCACCTAAACTTTTCAATAACCTAGTCATGAGAGTTCAGAACGATTTTCCTGATTTTCCTTGGTTAGGTTTCAACGCACTGAGGGATACATCGATAAACTTAGTCAGACAACATTCAGATGGAGAACTGTCATCGACGCATGCTGCTCATAAACATCAAACAGACGATAAGCATCTAAATGCTTACTCAAATCCCAGAATACAGAAGTTGTTTCTGGTGCTGGATATGCTCGAATTAAAATTAGCACCTGTCTTTGAGGCTGCTGGTCTTCATCCATTTGAGCAACCTCCAAAGAACTATCTTGGTCACAAGACCATTGAGCAGATAAATGACATGTTGAAGGATGGGAAGCGACCAGTAGAAATTGCCAGAGAATGTAGAGTGAGTAACGCAACAGTCTACCGGTACAGAAACAAGCTCAAATAA
- a CDS encoding ATP-grasp domain-containing protein — translation MIDFSALRNGDAEASARFVEVTSELETAIYRGWMLTPNEYKGMHDALCRRNIRLITSPDEYLHCHWLPNSYSAIAGHTPRSIWMQSASTSWDMKAINDLVKQFGTAPVIVKDYVKSRKHEWNEACFIPNASDAEKVAQVVNRFIELQDDDLQGGLVFREFVKFEPIGVHPKSGMPLTLEFRLFVVDGSVISGAPYWEGQEGTVEPPITHFENLLRNVRSRFFTCDVARTMDGNWMIVELGDAQVSGLPARCHPMDFYDALATRTSKL, via the coding sequence TTGATCGATTTTTCAGCCTTACGCAATGGCGATGCAGAAGCATCTGCTCGTTTTGTGGAGGTGACAAGTGAGTTGGAGACTGCAATCTATCGAGGATGGATGTTAACTCCAAACGAATACAAGGGGATGCACGACGCCCTTTGCCGCCGCAATATTCGACTCATCACTTCACCCGACGAATACTTGCACTGCCACTGGCTTCCCAATAGTTACTCAGCTATTGCTGGCCACACACCACGATCCATTTGGATGCAATCGGCATCAACTTCTTGGGATATGAAAGCTATAAATGATTTAGTGAAGCAATTCGGAACGGCTCCGGTCATTGTGAAGGACTATGTAAAATCAAGGAAACACGAATGGAATGAAGCCTGTTTTATCCCCAATGCATCGGACGCCGAAAAGGTTGCACAGGTCGTAAATCGTTTCATTGAATTACAGGATGACGATTTACAAGGCGGACTGGTATTTCGAGAGTTTGTCAAATTCGAGCCTATTGGAGTCCACCCCAAAAGTGGAATGCCGCTCACGTTGGAATTCCGGCTGTTTGTAGTTGATGGATCAGTGATTTCCGGGGCTCCCTATTGGGAAGGTCAAGAAGGGACGGTTGAACCGCCAATCACACATTTTGAAAACCTACTTAGGAATGTCCGAAGTCGCTTCTTCACTTGCGATGTTGCGAGAACAATGGACGGAAACTGGATGATTGTAGAACTCGGCGATGCTCAAGTTTCTGGATTACCAGCACGATGCCATCCAATGGACTTTTATGATGCACTGGCGACAAGGACTAGCAAATTATGA
- a CDS encoding nucleotidyltransferase domain-containing protein, producing MPSEITLLAKLKEGEIGNSKISSGRIDLFQRVIFQCIIGSQAYGLADSDSDIDRRGFYLPPAELQWSLYGVPEQLECEPTQEAYWEIQKFLVLALKANPNVLECLYTPLIEKTTPLADELLAMRSMFLSRLVYQTYNGYVMSQFKKMQADIRNQGQAKWKHVMHLIRLLISGINVLREGFVPVRVDDHREQLLAIKKGEMQWEETEKWRLALHKEFEKAMEETKLPERPDYEKANDFLVKARRAAVGGELP from the coding sequence ATGCCAAGTGAAATTACGCTGCTGGCCAAACTCAAGGAAGGCGAGATCGGCAATAGTAAGATCTCCTCGGGCCGTATTGATCTTTTCCAACGAGTCATTTTCCAGTGCATCATCGGATCTCAAGCTTACGGCTTGGCTGACAGTGATTCTGACATCGACCGACGTGGATTCTATTTGCCGCCTGCCGAACTGCAATGGTCGCTGTATGGTGTGCCGGAACAACTCGAATGCGAACCAACGCAAGAGGCGTACTGGGAAATCCAAAAGTTTCTCGTGCTGGCACTCAAAGCGAATCCGAACGTGCTGGAGTGCCTCTACACACCATTAATCGAGAAGACCACGCCGTTGGCCGACGAACTACTGGCTATGCGGTCGATGTTTCTGTCACGGCTAGTTTACCAGACCTACAACGGCTATGTCATGTCGCAGTTTAAGAAGATGCAGGCCGATATCCGCAATCAGGGGCAGGCGAAGTGGAAACACGTCATGCACCTGATCCGACTGCTTATCTCGGGAATTAATGTGCTGCGAGAAGGATTCGTTCCGGTGAGAGTGGACGACCATCGAGAACAACTCTTGGCAATTAAAAAAGGCGAAATGCAGTGGGAAGAAACAGAGAAATGGCGGCTTGCCCTCCATAAAGAATTTGAAAAAGCAATGGAAGAGACAAAGCTGCCAGAACGTCCTGACTACGAGAAGGCCAACGACTTTCTGGTCAAAGCTCGAAGGGCCGCAGTCGGAGGCGAATTGCCATGA
- a CDS encoding tetratricopeptide repeat protein produces MESWQYQFRNLMTDGELCFDGEDYEAERLLFQDASKLIPDPKRDHEEATQAIGAIADCFYKLRECAKAQAALNDILLCPGGASNPFIRLRRGQVFHQLGDPEKARTGLTTAFLNGGSEVFDGETEYLELISDVVSQLGRE; encoded by the coding sequence ATGGAAAGCTGGCAATATCAGTTTCGCAATCTGATGACCGATGGCGAACTCTGCTTCGATGGAGAAGACTATGAAGCGGAACGCCTGCTATTTCAAGACGCATCCAAGTTGATCCCTGACCCGAAACGGGATCACGAAGAGGCCACACAGGCAATTGGTGCGATTGCAGACTGCTTCTACAAGTTACGGGAGTGTGCTAAAGCACAAGCAGCGTTGAACGACATCTTGCTCTGTCCCGGTGGAGCGTCAAACCCATTCATTCGACTACGCCGAGGGCAAGTGTTTCATCAACTCGGTGATCCTGAGAAGGCTCGCACAGGATTGACGACCGCATTTCTCAATGGAGGCTCAGAGGTATTCGACGGTGAGACAGAGTATTTGGAATTGATTTCAGATGTTGTGTCACAGCTTGGAAGAGAGTGA
- a CDS encoding polynucleotide kinase-phosphatase, protein MQVKIPKLSLVVLVGPSGAGKSTFARKHFLPSEILSSDYCRGLVSNNENDQTATRDAFEVLNFIAAKRLARGHLTVIDATNIHADARKPLVRLAREYHCLPVAIVLNPPEKVCLERNRDREDRTFGSHVIRQQRSQLRRSLKLLKREGFRHIFVMDSVDEIDASTIERVPLWNDKRDEHGPFDIIGDVHGCCDELELLLDQLGYERLEVDNDSIWGEVSYRHTEGRKVIFVGDLVDRGPRVLDVVRIARNMIKNGDALCVPGNHDVKLLRKLRGKNVQIKHGLENSLAEIEALPEGLREPFCKELADFLDGLVSHYVLDDDKLVVAHAGMKEEFQGRGSGKVREFALYGETTGETDEFGLPVRYNWAGEYRGSASVVYGHTPVPSPEWLNRTVNVDTGCVFGGKLTALRYPEKEFISVSAKQTYCIPVRPFLKDEDQPSMSAQHIHDDILDAEDVLGKRIVSTRLHHNVTIREENATAALEIMSRFAVNPKWLIYLPPTMSPCETSNESGLLEHPAEAFSYFRSQGVPQVVCEEKHMGSRAVVVVCRDEDVARERFGVSEGEFGVVYTRTGRRFFNDPELEMKFLDRLRAAMDSSGFWDQFQTSWACFDCELMPWSAKAQELLRSQYAAVGAAGKASLPEAIGALELAAERMSLDGNHDSRMASVLAHVRDRQSNIEHFVTAYRQYCWPVESINGLKLAPFHLLATEGKVHTDQNHLWHMETLEKICKEDTDILTPTVHKTIDLTDLDSISAGIDWWTNLTGSGGEGMVIKPIDWVVQGKKGLVQPAVKCRGKEYLRIIYSPDYDSDENLPRLRNRNLGRKRSLALREFALGIEALERFVRKEPLRRVHECIFGVLALESEPVDPRL, encoded by the coding sequence ATGCAAGTTAAAATACCCAAACTCTCACTTGTCGTTCTCGTCGGCCCTAGCGGGGCGGGGAAGAGTACATTCGCCCGGAAGCACTTCCTTCCGAGCGAGATTCTCTCCTCAGACTACTGTCGTGGACTGGTCAGTAACAATGAGAACGATCAAACAGCAACAAGAGATGCCTTCGAGGTCTTGAATTTTATAGCCGCCAAACGACTCGCACGGGGTCACCTGACAGTTATTGATGCTACAAACATTCATGCCGACGCTCGAAAACCTCTTGTAAGGTTGGCTAGGGAGTACCATTGTCTGCCAGTAGCAATTGTGTTGAATCCACCTGAGAAAGTTTGCCTTGAACGCAACAGAGATCGTGAGGACCGCACATTTGGTTCTCATGTTATCCGACAACAAAGGTCCCAACTCAGGCGTTCCTTAAAGTTACTGAAACGAGAAGGATTTCGACACATTTTTGTCATGGATTCTGTAGATGAGATTGATGCTTCTACTATTGAGAGAGTTCCTCTTTGGAACGACAAGAGAGATGAACATGGCCCCTTCGACATTATAGGCGACGTTCACGGATGTTGTGATGAACTAGAACTATTGCTAGATCAGTTGGGATATGAGCGATTAGAAGTAGACAACGATTCCATCTGGGGAGAAGTTTCATATCGTCATACCGAAGGTCGAAAAGTCATATTTGTAGGCGATCTCGTGGACCGAGGTCCTCGTGTCTTGGACGTGGTCCGCATCGCACGCAACATGATTAAGAACGGAGATGCTCTGTGCGTCCCCGGAAATCACGACGTGAAGCTGCTGAGAAAGTTACGAGGAAAGAACGTCCAGATCAAACACGGGTTGGAGAACTCACTGGCCGAAATCGAGGCCCTCCCCGAAGGTCTTCGTGAACCGTTCTGCAAAGAGTTGGCTGACTTCCTCGACGGACTTGTGAGTCACTACGTTCTGGACGATGACAAGCTAGTTGTAGCTCACGCTGGGATGAAAGAAGAGTTTCAGGGAAGAGGTTCAGGCAAGGTCCGTGAATTTGCCCTATATGGAGAAACAACTGGCGAAACCGACGAGTTTGGACTACCTGTGCGGTACAACTGGGCAGGGGAGTACCGTGGATCGGCGTCGGTTGTCTACGGCCATACTCCTGTTCCCTCTCCTGAATGGCTCAATCGGACAGTGAATGTTGATACGGGCTGTGTCTTTGGAGGCAAACTTACGGCTCTTCGTTACCCAGAGAAGGAGTTCATTTCTGTTTCAGCTAAACAGACCTACTGCATACCGGTTCGACCGTTTCTCAAAGATGAAGATCAACCTTCAATGTCGGCTCAGCACATCCACGACGACATTCTCGATGCTGAAGATGTGTTAGGAAAACGAATCGTGTCTACTCGACTACATCACAATGTGACCATTCGGGAGGAGAATGCCACCGCAGCGTTGGAGATCATGAGTCGGTTTGCGGTTAATCCCAAATGGCTTATTTATCTTCCTCCTACAATGTCACCCTGCGAAACATCAAACGAGTCGGGATTGCTGGAACATCCCGCCGAAGCGTTTTCGTACTTCCGCAGCCAAGGTGTCCCGCAGGTCGTGTGTGAGGAGAAGCACATGGGGTCAAGGGCCGTCGTTGTAGTCTGTCGGGATGAAGATGTCGCCCGAGAGCGATTCGGTGTATCCGAAGGAGAATTCGGAGTCGTCTACACTCGCACAGGCAGACGATTCTTCAACGATCCTGAACTGGAAATGAAGTTTCTTGATCGATTGCGTGCTGCAATGGACTCTTCCGGGTTCTGGGACCAGTTCCAAACCTCATGGGCTTGCTTTGACTGCGAACTGATGCCGTGGTCCGCAAAAGCACAGGAGTTACTTCGCTCCCAATATGCCGCAGTAGGTGCCGCAGGAAAAGCATCACTTCCCGAAGCCATCGGTGCTCTCGAACTGGCGGCTGAGCGAATGAGCCTAGACGGAAATCACGACTCCAGAATGGCATCCGTTCTCGCTCATGTCCGTGATCGGCAGAGCAACATCGAACATTTTGTCACCGCCTATCGCCAGTATTGCTGGCCTGTTGAATCGATCAATGGGCTGAAACTCGCTCCTTTCCACCTGTTGGCAACAGAGGGCAAAGTTCACACAGATCAAAATCATCTATGGCATATGGAAACACTGGAGAAAATCTGCAAAGAAGATACCGACATTCTTACTCCTACAGTACACAAAACCATCGACCTCACTGATTTGGATAGCATCTCAGCAGGTATTGACTGGTGGACAAACCTTACTGGGAGTGGGGGCGAAGGAATGGTTATCAAACCGATTGATTGGGTTGTACAAGGAAAGAAAGGACTTGTACAACCTGCCGTAAAATGCCGTGGAAAGGAATATCTAAGGATCATATACAGCCCTGACTACGATTCCGATGAAAATTTACCTCGCCTGAGAAATCGAAATCTTGGCCGTAAGCGATCTCTCGCTCTTAGAGAATTTGCACTCGGTATTGAGGCATTAGAACGATTTGTCCGCAAGGAACCATTGAGAAGAGTTCACGAGTGCATCTTCGGCGTCTTGGCTCTTGAGAGCGAACCCGTCGATCCAAGGCTATAG